In Streptomyces sp. NBC_00341, the DNA window GAGGTTGAAGTACGCCTCCCGCGTCTTCGGGCGCATCATGTCGAGGTCCACCTCGGCGCCGGCCGACAGGTGCTCGTCGAACGGTACGACGACCACGCCTCGGCAGCGCGTCTCGAAGTGCTGCACGATGTCGTCGACCTTGATCATCTTGCCGGTCTCCCGGACACCGGAGATCACCGTGAGCGACCGCTGCACGAGATCGGCATAGCCGTGCGCCGACAGCCAGTCCAGCGTGGTGGAGGCACTTGACGCACCGTCGACCGACGGCGTGGAGATGATGATCAGCTGGTCGGCCAGGTCCAGCACACCGCGCATCGCGCTGTAGAGGAGACCGGTGCCGGAGTCGGTGAGGATGATCGGGTACTGCTTGCCCAGCACCTCGATCGCGCGCCGGTAGTCCTCGTCGTTGAACGTCGTCGAGACGGCCGGGTCCACGTCGTTGGCGATGATCTCGAGACCGGAGGACGCCTGCGAGGTGAACCGCCGGATGTCCATGTACGAGTGGAGGTGCGGGATCGCGTGGACCAGGTCGCGGATGGTCGCCCCGGTCTCGCGCCGGACCCGGCGGCCCAGCGTTCCGGCGTCCGGGTTGGCGTCGATGGCGAGGATCTTGTCCTGCCGTTCGGTGGCCAGGGTGGAGCCGAGCGCGGTGGTCGTCGTGGTCTTGCCGACGCCGCCCTTGAGGCTGATCACCGCGATCCGGTAGCAGGAGAGGACCGGGGTGCGGATCAGTTCGAGCTTGCGCTGCCGCTCGATCTCCTCCTTCTTGCCGCCGATCTTGAAGCGGGAGGCCGCGGACGGCCCGCGGCTGCTCTTCGTCTTCTGCTTGCCCCGGACCAGCCGGTCGGACGAGAGCTCCACCGCGGCCGTGTACCCCAGCGGCGCGCCCGGTACCGAACGCTCCCGCTGGTCGTGGGTGACGGGGGTGGGCCAGGCGGCTCCGGTGCGCGGGTCGACGGGCGCCCCCTGCGGCGGAAGCTGCTGACCCGGCTGACCCGGCTGACCCTGCTGGGGCTGGGGCGGGGTGATCTGGGCGGGCAGGTTCGGGTTGTTCGGGTTGCCCTGGGGGAAGCCGTAGCCGCCCTGCTGCTGCGGCTGGGCTCCGGGCGGCGGCAGCGGGGCCCCACCGCCGCTCTGCTGCTGAACGGGCCACTGCGCTGCCTGCGGCGGCTGGGGAGCCTGCGGTGCATAAGGGAAGGGCTGCTGCGCATGCGGCGGGAGCGGGGCTCCGGGCTGCGGCTGGTGCGGCTGGTGCGGCTGCTGCGGCTGCTGCGGTGCCGGAGGCTGCTGAGGGAAGCCGTAGCCCGCCTGCTGCGCGGGCGCTCCGGGCTGGGGCTGCTGAGGAAGCGCGGGCTGCTGCGGGTTCTGGGGCGCCTGGGCTGCCTGGGGTGCCTGGGCTGCCTGGTTCTGCGGAAACCCGTAGCCGCCCGGTGCCTCGTTCGCCGGGGGCTGTCCCGGCCACTGCGGCGCGGGCTGGGGCGCGGCGGGCTGCGGGGCGGCCGGCTGGAACGAGGGCGGCAGCGGCGGCAGCCCGCCCTGCGGCGGTGCCGGTGACCAGGGGGCGGGGGCGTTCTGCGGGGCGTCGGGGGAGGGCGGGGCGTCGGCGTTCTGCGGGGCGTCGGCCTGCGGCGTGCTGTCGGCGCCCGCGCCGTCCGTCGCGTCGGCCGAGGGCTCGTCGGGCTCGGTTGTCGCGGTGTCGGACGGCGCTGCCGCGTCGGGCTCGCCGCTCTCCCCGGTGGTCCCGTCCTGTCCGGCGTCCGGGGCCCTGCCCGCGTCACGCGCGTCCGCGTCCGTACCGGCGTCAGCCGCGGCCGCGCCCCCGCCCGGCGAACCGGCGGGCGTCTCGCGCTCCGCGATCTCCCGCCTCAGCGCGGCGGAGGAGAACCGCACGGTCGAGCCGCTCTCCACATCGCCGTTCCCGGATGGATCGGCCGCACCGCCGACGTCCGCGGCACCCGTCGGCTGCGCCGGGGGAGCCGGCTGCACCGGTGCGGGCGGGGCGGGCGGGGCCGGAGTGGGCTGAGCCGGGACGGGCGGGGCCGGAGCCCAGCCGGGTTCGAAACCGCCGCCGGCGGGCAGTCCGGGTGCGGACACCGGTGCGCCGTTGGGCGGGGGCGGAGCCAGGTGTGTTCCTGCGCCGCCCGAGGAGTCGCCCGGCGTATTCTGCGTGTACCAGGCGGGCGGGGTGTAGTCGATGGTGAACTCACCCGTCGTCTCGGCGGGCTCCGCGTCGGTCGACTCGTCGACGGGCCTGTCCCAGCTCCCGCGCATCTCGTCCCGATCGCCGTTCACTTTGCCTCCTGGTGTGGTCGAGCACCCTCTGTGCCGTGGTGGGTGGGGGCGACCGTTCCCACAGTGCGAACCGCCCGGCTCTCCCCCTGTAACGCGCGTTGCCTGCCCGCAGGTTCCTCTGCCGCGTCCGGACCCACCCTAATCGTCATCGGGCCCGGTACGGCAGGCCGTACGGCACCGCGGGCACTGTCCCCTACGTCACGTACTGCCCCCAAGTGAACTGAGTACGGCGGAGAGTGAAGGGAGATGTGATCAAACGGGCACATCTACGCAGGGAAACCTGAACATTTCGCACACGACAGTGGGCACGTCCACCTGAACGTGCCCACTGTGCCGACTGCGACCCGTGCCTACCGCGCGACAGCGGCCGTGTTCGCGTACCGCTGTATCCCCGTACCGTCGCTCCGCCTCACTACTTGAGGTCGAACTCGCCGTCCCGGGCACCCAGTACGAAGGCGCGCCACTCGGCCTCCGTGTAGCGCAGTACGGTCTCGGGATCCAGCGAGGACCTCATCGCCACCGCCCCGCCGGGCAGATGTGCGATCTCGACGCGCTCCTCGGCATCCTCGGTGCCGGGCGCACTCAGCCACTCCACTCCCGAGATGTCGAGTGCGTACAGCTCGTCCTTCTCCGCCTGCGTGCCCATCGTCAAGGTTCCTCTCCGTACGGTGGCTCTGCACGGCACCGTACAGGGCCGGAACAGGCGGGGGACCCGGTCGGGAATTCCGCAGCGCGCGGCCCGGATCTGTGCTCCCGTCGGGTGCGCTCCGGGCGGCTGGTAGTCTGGGTGTGGCCGTTTGTGTACGCGTTCCCGGTTCGTTCTGGGAGCTGCGCTCATCGGACCTTCGCTCCCGAGTCACGCAAGCTCCCCTGAGATCAAGACCAGGGGCACTCGTGGGCGCATCGAACACCTAGAGGAGTACCGCGTGCCGCTCGACGCCGCTACGAAGAAGCAGATCATGACCGAGTTCGCGCAGAAGGAGGGCGACACCGGTTCCCCCGAGGTTCAGGTGGCCATGCTCTCCCGCCGCATCTCGGACCTCACGGAGCACCTCAAGACGCACAAGCACGACCACCACTCCCGTCGTGGTCTGCTGATCCTGGTCGGCCAGCGTCGCCGCCTTCTGCAGTACCTGGCCAAGAAGGACATCCAGCGCTTCCGTGCGCTCGTCGACCGCCTCGGCATCCGCCGTGGCGCGGCCGGCGGCGCCAAGTAAAGACGCTGTGAAAGGGAGCGGTGCCCGTATCCATGGGGCCGCTCCCTTTGCCGTACGTGCGGGACTGGGGTCAAGCTCAGTAACCTGGACGTACAACACCAGACGAGGAGAGGCGCCCCACGGCCGCCGCCGGTCCTCGGTAGTGGCCCCCGGGACAACGCCCGGGAGCTTCGATCGAAGACCGGCCCCGCACACACGGTGCGCCTCTCCGCACCGTCCTGCGCCACACGGGCGACAGGACGAAAGACGACGAGTATGGAGAAAACACTAGTGGAGAACGAGACCCACTACGCCGAGGCCGTTATCGACAACGGAACCTTCGGCACCCGCACCATCCGCTTCGAGACGGGCCGCCTGGCCAAGCAGGCCGCAGGCTCCGCCGTCGCGTACCTGGACGACGACACCATGGTGCTGTCGGCCACCACCGCTTCCAAGCGGCCCAAGGACCAGCTCGACTTCTTCCCCCTCACGGTGGACGTCGAGGAGCGGCAGTACGCCGCCGGCAAGATCCCCGGCTCCTTCTTCCGCCGGGAGGGCCGCCCCTCCGAGGACGCGATCCTCACCTGCCGCCTGATCGACCGCCCGCTGCGCCCCTCCTTCAAGAAGGGCCTGCGCAACGAGATCCAGATCGTCGAGACGATCATGGCGCTCAACCCCGACCACCTGTACGACGTGGTCGCGATCAACGCCGCCTCCGCCTCGACGATCCTGGCGGGCCTGCCCTTCTCCGGCCCCATCGGCGCCACCCGCGTCGCCCTGATCAAGGGCCAGTGGGTCGCCTTCCCGACGCACACCGAGCTCGAGGACGCCGTCTTCGACATGGTCGTCGCCGGTCGCGTCCTGGAGGACGGCGACGTCGCGATCATGATGGTCGAGGCCGAGGCCACCGAGAAGACCATCCAGCTCGTCAAGGACGGCGCGGAGGCCCC includes these proteins:
- a CDS encoding SCO5717 family growth-regulating ATPase, with amino-acid sequence MNGDRDEMRGSWDRPVDESTDAEPAETTGEFTIDYTPPAWYTQNTPGDSSGGAGTHLAPPPPNGAPVSAPGLPAGGGFEPGWAPAPPVPAQPTPAPPAPPAPVQPAPPAQPTGAADVGGAADPSGNGDVESGSTVRFSSAALRREIAERETPAGSPGGGAAAADAGTDADARDAGRAPDAGQDGTTGESGEPDAAAPSDTATTEPDEPSADATDGAGADSTPQADAPQNADAPPSPDAPQNAPAPWSPAPPQGGLPPLPPSFQPAAPQPAAPQPAPQWPGQPPANEAPGGYGFPQNQAAQAPQAAQAPQNPQQPALPQQPQPGAPAQQAGYGFPQQPPAPQQPQQPHQPHQPQPGAPLPPHAQQPFPYAPQAPQPPQAAQWPVQQQSGGGAPLPPPGAQPQQQGGYGFPQGNPNNPNLPAQITPPQPQQGQPGQPGQQLPPQGAPVDPRTGAAWPTPVTHDQRERSVPGAPLGYTAAVELSSDRLVRGKQKTKSSRGPSAASRFKIGGKKEEIERQRKLELIRTPVLSCYRIAVISLKGGVGKTTTTTALGSTLATERQDKILAIDANPDAGTLGRRVRRETGATIRDLVHAIPHLHSYMDIRRFTSQASSGLEIIANDVDPAVSTTFNDEDYRRAIEVLGKQYPIILTDSGTGLLYSAMRGVLDLADQLIIISTPSVDGASSASTTLDWLSAHGYADLVQRSLTVISGVRETGKMIKVDDIVQHFETRCRGVVVVPFDEHLSAGAEVDLDMMRPKTREAYFNLSALVAEDFARAQQQQGLWTANGGNQPPQYAPPMPGQQQVPGQQPYPPQQPGQPYPPQQQPYGGQQPYGGQQPYPQQQAPGGGQGWQQQPPQAQPPAADPSGQPQQQQYGGQAVQPGQPGQPGQPAHPGLQGPVPPAGWQQQPPPAPQQ
- the rpsO gene encoding 30S ribosomal protein S15, giving the protein MPLDAATKKQIMTEFAQKEGDTGSPEVQVAMLSRRISDLTEHLKTHKHDHHSRRGLLILVGQRRRLLQYLAKKDIQRFRALVDRLGIRRGAAGGAK
- a CDS encoding DUF397 domain-containing protein, whose product is MGTQAEKDELYALDISGVEWLSAPGTEDAEERVEIAHLPGGAVAMRSSLDPETVLRYTEAEWRAFVLGARDGEFDLK